The Candidatus Thorarchaeota archaeon genome includes the window CGACTGTCATGAGCAAACCTATGACGAAGAGAACTCCATAGAGCGCATTGGTGTCATACTTTGACAACAGGGCCTGCAGCGGTCTCTCGATTCGGATCGACAGAAGCAGGAGGCCAAACCCAACCGCCCAACCGACCAGGACGTCTTCAACGAAGTGAAGTCCAAGGTAGACCCTGGAGACTCCTATGAGGAGCGTCAATGTGACCGCAAGAATCACTGCCCACCATGTCTTGACTCTGGCAGCTAGCCATCCGAAGAGCATTGTAGAGTTCTGTGCATGACCGCTCGGCATGCCGTAGTTTGCTTCGGACGCCCCCGGGTACCAATATGACTGGGGTGGTCTCGGACTGTGGATCGCCACCTTGAGCCAGTAGTTGGTGACTATGGAGGTCAGCAAGACAAATACGACAATGACCGACTCGCGCTTCCTGTAGGCCCAGTATCCAACCAGTGCCAGTGGGACATAGAAGAGCTCTGAACCCAGCTGTGTCAACAGCTTGAAGAGCTCACCAGCCCATGGGAGTAGGTCTCTAAGGACATTGGTGATTTCCGGATTGAACTGCATACGCTCTCTCCTCAGTTCATCGTTTCAGCTACCCCGGTATTTGAAAGAGCTGCTTGGCTGGGAGCCTGAGTCTGAAGCCAATGCTTATAGCGCAGGAGGAGCGCGCAGACCCACGGTTGAGCTGAGATGGTACTGGAACATCTTGAACCAAGACATGTGTGGCGCATATTCGAGAGAGTCTTGGTAGCGACCCCACGAGAGTCGAAGAAGGAGGAGAAGGTCAGGGCAGCTGTGCTGGAATGGCTGTCGTCTGAGGTTGCCTCCAGAGGTGTCCGACTCAAGACGACCGTGGACTCTACTGGCAACCTGCTGATATCAGTGCCTGCAACCAGAGGGATGGAGTCATGTCCAACAGTCATGCTTCAGGGTCATCTTGACATGGTCTGCGAGACCAATCGTCCACACGGTTTCGACTTCCAGAACCTGCCGATACCTGTCCGTATCCAGGACAACGGAGAGTGGGTGGATGCGGACGGCACGACATTGGGGGCTGACAATGGCATAGGGGTGGCTCTGGCTCTGGGCCTACTCGTGGACGATGACCCCGGTCTGGCTCACGGTCCGCTGGAGATCCTCCTGACTGTGGACGAGGAGACCGGTCTCACAGGGGCCTTTGGTCTTGATGTGAAGGCCATGAGTCTGCAGAGCAAGTATCTCATCAACATCGACTCAGAAGAACTCGGTCTTCTGACAATCGGGTCTGCTGGCGGTGGTGATATCCAACTTGACAGAGAAGTGAGTCAGCATCCGCCGCCGAAGGACTACGCGTTCTATGCTCTCTCGGTCTCAGGTCTGCTCGGGGGGCACTCCGGGATGGAGATAGTGAATCCGAGAGCAAATGCGAACAAGCTGGTGGCTCGCATGTTGTCCTCACTGATTCGAGATGTACCCATCATGCTGTCCAGTTGGCATGGTGGCAGCAAGCACAACGCGATACCTCGTGACTCTGTCGCTGTGTTCTGTGTCAGAAAGAGAGACACCGGGAGAATGGAGGAGATCCTGAAGGCTGAGCGCGACGCGATTCTCTCCTACTACAGAAGTATGGTCAAGAACGCAATGGTCCTTGAACCCGAGATGGTGGTGGAGTGGAAGCAAGCCAGTCCGTCAACCTGCATGAGTACCGAGGAGTCTGCCATCATTGTACGTACCGCGAACGCGCTGCCGCATGGCTACCGTAACTTCTCCCCTGAAGTCGCTGGACTTGTGGAGACCTCATGCAACTTCGCCATTGTCCGGTCTGAGGACAGGAGAGTGAGCTTGCGCCTGTCGGTTCGAAGCAGTGTTGACTCTGAGCTGTCAGCATACCGCTACTCGATTGCGGACATGGCGGAGCTTGCCGGCTGGTCAGTGGAGATGAGTCCCGCATACCCGGGGTGGAAGCCAGAACCCAATAGCCCGTTCCTGCAGTTTGTCAGAAAGCACTACGAGGAAGTTCTTGGTTCCGAGGTCCGGATGGAGGCGATACATGCAGGTCTCGAGTGTGGGATTATTGGTGCTAAGATGCCCGGCATTCAGATGGTGTCACTCGGGCCGACTGCAAAGAATGCTCATACCCCCGATGAGCGACTGCGGATTGCAGATGTGGGCATCGTCTATAGGGTCTTAAAGGCAGTGCTGAGAGACCTGCCGAGACTTGAGAGTTGAGCGGGTGTCCTCTCAGCTGTTGAGCCGGGACAACCCCAGCGCTTCAAGTCGCTCCTCGTGTGGCACTCCAGTCTCTCTGTCCCACTTACGATATGCGTACCATGTGTCGAGTTGAGCATTGACGTCAGGCACATGACGCTCAGTGGGTCCGTCAAGGGGTCTCAAGACCACCTCGGGGAGTCTCTCGTTCTTCGTGTCATAACCGAGACGGAGGTTGAGCAGACGCATGAGCGTGAAGATCCTCTCTCCCGTGCGTCTGAGTTCTGCGACCGTGATGTCCCACCCGGTGACCATGCGGAGCAGCTCGGCCAGTTCCTCAGAGACGATTGGATAGAAGTGACAGATGACAGCAGAGTTGGTCAGGCATCTGAAGTCCTGCACTCTGGCGGCAATCTCTGCCTCGTTGGCGAACCTGTCCATACTCTCAATCTCGAAGCCTGCATCCAGTATGCCCATCTGATAGTTGTACATGTCCGCGGTCATATGGCATGCACCACGAGGAGACGTCGCGTAGCCAATCGCCATGCCTGAGAAGCCACGTGGGTCATGCTGCGCCAGTTCCATCCCATTGACCTGTGCTGCTAGCGACTCGTATCCGAACCGCCTGCCAAATGCCCTACTGCCCTCTGCCATCAGGTCTCCTATCCCTCTCCTGTGAGCGATTCTCTCAAGGAGGTCAAGCGCAGCGGATACATCTCCCCACTTGGGCTCGACTCCGTCAAGATCCTGTGCGGTTATCTTACCTTCACTGAAGAGATAGTAGGCAAAGGCGATTGTGTTTCCACCGGATATCGTGTCTACACCCAAGAGGTCCATCTGCTTGTTGATGAAGCAGAGGGCCTCAAGGTCGTTGTTGAGGATGAGGGACCCCATGGTGCCTGTCACTTCGAGTTCCGGTCCAGCGAACCGCCCGGTGGCATACTTTCCCTCCCTTATCTCAATCACACGACCGCAACCTATGGGGCATCTGAAGCATGCAGTCTTCCCGACCAGGACTCTCTCCTTCACAGTGGTACCGCTGATGTTGTAAGCGTCAAAGTCAGACACAGAGTAGTATCCCTGAGGAAGGGAACCATACATCATCGTGGCCATGTCAACATAGCCTGCAGTACCAAGGTCGGAGTACATCTGGAAGGTGGGTGTCTCCTTCTTGTCAGCATTCAGCTTCTGGCAGTACTCCGCCAGCTTCTCTGGCTCCGCGACAGGTACCTTCCTCTCACTGCCACTCACCACAATGGCCTTCAGCTTCTTGGAACCCATGACCGCGCCCATGCCTGTTCGTCCTGCCGCCCTGTGGTGGTCCACTATGATGCTCGCGTACTTCACCAGATTCTCTCCCGCGACACCAATCCTGGCAACACCGGGGTTCTTGAGACCTGACTCCTCCTTCAGAACCGTCCAGGTGTCCTCGGTGTCCCTGCCCCACAGATGGGATGCGCCCTTCAGACTCACTTCGGAGTCATTGATGATAAGATAGACCGGGCTTGCTGACCGACCTGTCAGTATGATCCCATCGTAGCCTGCAAACCTGATGTCCGCTCCAAAGTGGCCTCCGACAGTACTGTGTCCCCACAGCCCTGTGAGAGGTGACCTTGCACACACAGAGGTCTTGCTACCCGTGGGTACCATCGTCCCACAGAACGGTCCTGTCATGATGAACAGAGGGTTCTCCGGTCCCAGGGGGTCGGTCGCACGACTGACCATGTCATAGATCATCCTGCAGGCAAGGCCAGCGCCACCAATGTAGTCTCTGAGAATCTTGGGGTCAAGGGTCCGCTCTCCCGTCTTGCCACTTGTCAGGTCAACTGTGAGAAGCCTGTTTCGATATCCGAACACGGGACCACCTCTCAGAAGTCGATGGGCCTGCCCTCGAACATCGCGTCGTATAGCCGTCTGATTCCTGCGCTCTGGATGTCTCTGGGATTCATTGTTATGCTCGAGTCCATCATAGCATACTCAACAAGCTTGTCGAGTCCCTTATCAAAGTCCGTTCTCTTCACACCTGCTTCTTTGAGGCTTCTTGGAAAACCGGTCATCTTCTGCAGTTCCCTGACCTTTGCGGCAAATGCTCTTGCAGCCTTGAACGGGTCTGGCTCAAGAACCCCCACCAGTCGCCCCAGTTCCTGATACAGTCTTGCAGTTGCCTCGTTCTCTGCTGAGTTGTACTCGATTGTGTACGGCAGTGAGATTCCCACCGCAAGTCCATGCTGCACCCTGAGTACTGACCCGAGACTATGTCCGAGTGAGTGGGCAAGAGAGACCTGAGAGTTGCCAAAGGACATCCCTGCCAGATTCGCTGCGACCAGCATCTTCTCCCTTGCCAGCAGGTTGTGAGGTTCCGACATCGACTTCGGAAGCCATTCAAAGACCATGGTGACTGCCTTCATGGAACACGCGTCGGAGAAGTCGTTCTTCCACACCGACGCGTAACTCTCAACAGCATGGGTGAGCGCGTCCATGCCTGTGTAGGCTGTCATTGTCTTCGGGAGGTCCTTTACAAAGGTGGGTTCAAGTATCGCAAGGTCCGGAGTGAGTTCGGGGTTAATGGTCGCGAACTTCCGCCCGGTGTCATCCTCTCGGACCACAATGGCCTTCGTGGCATCCGAACCTGTGCCCGCGGTGGTGGGAATGCAAACCAGCCTCGCCTTGCTTCTCAGGTTCAGTGTGTCAAACGGTGTGAGTTCCTCGAGCTTGAAACCGGGGTTGACATACAATACCCATGCTGCCTTTGCGGTGTCCATCACGCTGCCTCCGCCAATGGCCACAATGAGGTCTGCGCTCGACTTGGTCATGGCGTCGGCAGCACTCTTCACCACTGAGACTCTTGGGTCAGACTCGGCCTCTGCCCAGACCGTGACCTCCCAGCCATTGTTCTTCAGCATCGACTCGACCTTTGCAGGGTATCCGAGGTCTGCTACGACCCTATCGGTCACTATGATTGCCCTCTGGCCCTTGAGCTGATCAAGTTCCGTCAGGGCATCTTCTCCAAATGCCACCTTCGGGACTGAGAACCACCATACCATCCATTGTTCACATCCTGATGTCGTAGGACCGGCTCACTCACTCTCGCGAGCCCTGTGTTCAGATTCAGGTGCAGTGCTGACTTATATCATGTCCGACGGCTGTCGGATTGACTCAGGGGCTTGCCATGGAACAGGTCTTGCTGAGCACTTCCATTGCCTCAGTGACTATGCTCTCAACCACCTGTTGCACTGATGGTATGTCGTGTATTCTGCCTGCGCACTCTCCCCCAAACATCAGTGCGGTGTCACGTCTTCCATCGAGGAGGTGGTCAAACCCCTCTCGTTCCAGACGGAGTATCTCCTCGTTTGACTCGACAGGTTCTCCCAGGTAGAAGCGCGGCACATCGCGTAGTGTCTGTTCGACTATCATCTCCGCTCTCTTGTTGCGAAGGAAGCGCATGGGCCCAAAGAGTCCTCGTCCCGCAAGCGTCTGTCGCTCTTCGAGGTCCACAATCGTCTGCTTCCACAGCGGCTCGAAGTCGCTCTCCTTGGTCGCAATGAATCGCGTACCCATCTGGATCCCCTTCGCTCCCAAACACAGAGCCGCAGCCAGTGTTGCGCCATCGCAGAACCCTCCGGCGGCCACGACCGGCCTTCTCACGGCCTTTGCCACTGCTGGCACGAGCACCATCGAGTGCACTGGCTCCCACGACACGTGTGCCCCACCCTCATGCCCTGAGGCGACTATTATGTCGGCTCCCGCTTTCTCTGCCTTGAGAGCGTGATACACTGACGGGACCACATGTGCCCATATCAGCCCCTCCCTCTTTATGATGGCCCATGGTGTGGGATTCCCCGCAGAAGTGATGATGACTCTCAGACGTCTCTCGATGTCGGAGTCACTATTCCTAGACTCGATTGTCTGCTCCACAAACATCTGTGATGCAACTGTGAACTCTGCTGCGACAGGAATGTTGACGCCAAAGACGCCGTCTGCATGTCTTGTTTCAGCGGCCACACGCTCAATTGACTTCCTGAGTATGACTGCAGGCGGGTCCGTGCCAAACAGACGGAGCGCATCCACAGGGGCGGCATCTGGCAGTAAGGTCGCCGCCATGCCAATACTACTTATGACTCCAAGGGCGCCCGCCTTGGACACGGCAATCGCCAGGTCTTCGGTCTTGTATGGTCCCATGCCACCCTGGAAGATGGGATGTTCTATGCCCACTAGGTCGCACAGCTCGGTCCGAAGCGATCTCATGCTGCTGTCTTCCGGTCACAGTCATATAAGCTTCCAGTACGACTGGACATGTCTGCCCGCGGTGTCCTGATGTCAGGTGTCCAGTCAGGTCTGATACCGTTCAACACTGTGAGTCGCCAGGCATGTCCAGTCCCTCTCTATCCCCTGCAGCGGCGATAGGTATTTCTTCAGACCTGCTCACGCCGGAATTAGGGGTTTCTCTCCAAGACGGCGGAGGAATGACTCTCATTACGGCAAATCACCCGTGGCATCTCAAGGACATCAACAGCCTGCTAGAAGAGCTGCATACGACAGCAAAGGGGCTCACGACCGCTGAAGCACAGGACCGGATAGCCACCCACGGGCCAAATGAGCTCGTCGCCGAGGAGCGCCCCGGGCCGCTTGTCATATTCCTGAATCAGTTCCGGAATCCAATGGTCGCCATCCTCATGGTTGCGATTCTCATATCCATCGCAGCATCCTTCATGCCGGGGCACGGAGAAGAGGGCGGTATTGTGGATGCGGTGATAATCGGAGCGATTGTGATTGCAAATGCAGTCTTTGGGTTCGTTCAGGAGTACCGCTCAGAGCGTGCACTTGAGGCTCTGAAGGAGATGGCTGCACCGAAAGCACGTGTCATGCGTGACGGACTGTGGACAGTCATCGAGTCACGATATCTTGTACCCGGTGACCTCATCGCGCTTGAGAGCGGTGACCGTGTTCCAGCAGATGGCCGGCTCATCTCATCGGTTGGCCTCGGTGTGGATGAGTCGATTCTCACCGGCGAGTCTCGGCCCAGCCATAAGACGCAGGAGACGCTCACTCAAGAGAAGGCCAGCATCAGCGAAAGAAAGAACATGGTCTATCAGGGAACGATTGTGACATCCGGCAAGGGGCGAGCGATAGTCACAGCAACAGGCATGCTGACCGAGTTCGGCGCGATTGCTCGATCTGTGCAACAGAGCGCCGAGATTGCCACACCACTTCAACACGACCTGGAGGACCTGGGCCGCAAGCTGGGTGTTGTAGTTGTCCTCTTAGCCGCACTAGTACTTGCAGCGGAGGTTGTCCGGAACGTCTCCGGCTCGTTCGTAGAGGAACTAATGGCTGCCATTGCTCTTGCCGTCTCAGCAATCCCTGAGGGACTGCCCGCGGTCGTGACAATCACCCTTGCGATAGGGGTGCAGAGGATGGTCCAACGGAACGCTATAGTCCGTAGACTGCCCTCTGTGGAGACTCTTGGTTCGACGACCGTGATTTGTTCAGACAAGACTGGAACGATAACCAAGAATGAGATGACGGCCACGGTCATATATGCTGATGGCAAGTTGTTTGATGTCAGCGGCACAGGATACAACAAAGCTGGCGACTTCACCTACCATGGTACAAAGGTAGACCCACTGGCAGACCCGCAGCTTCGCCAAGTGCTCCTGATTGGCCAGCTGTGCAGCAATACCGTGCTGCAGAGCGACCCGACTGCGAAGGCTGACTATAGTGTGGTTGGCGACCCCACGGAAGGGGCACTCATGGTTCTCGCTGAGAAAGGAGGTCTCTCGTACAGCGACACAATCACCAAGTATAGGGAAGTCCATGAGATCTCGTTCGACTCGATTCGAAAGAGAATGACCTCTGTGGTGACTGGTCCCGAAGGCGATTTCCTTGCCTTCACAAAGGGTGCGCCGGAGGTTGTGGTGGCGCTCTGCAAGACGATGCTGCAAGGTGGCCGCACACTGACACTGGACAGTGCTCATCGAGAGGAGATTGCAAGAGTCAACTCTCAGCTTGCCGAGAAAGCTCTGAGAGTGCTGGCGTTGGCGTATCGACCGCTCGGCCGTGACGTGACTGACTTTAGCGCAGACACCACAGAGCGAGACCTCATCTTTGCGGGGCTTGTCGGAATGATAGACCCTCCGCGTGAGGAAGTGCGCGATGCGATTCAGCTCTGCAAGAGCGCGGGCATCCGTGCAATCATGATTACTGGTGACAACCAACTGACCGCAAAGGCTGTGGCACAAGGTGTCGGCCTCATAGGCAAGGATGCCTCGGTCATGACCGGGCCGGAGCTAGACGAGCTGAATGATGAGGCGTTTCGGCAGTGCGTGTTCACGAACAACGTCTTCGCCAGAGTGGCTCCGGAGCACAAGCTGCGGATTGTCGCAGCCCTGCGCAGCGCGGGCAATGTGGTCGCCATGACCGGGGACGGCGTCAACGATGCTCCTGCCATCAAGTCTGCCGACATCGGAATATCGATGGGTATCCGGGGCGCGGACGTGACAAAGGAGGCCTCTGATGTTGTACTGGTAGATGACAATTTCGCCACGATTGTGTCCGCCGTGGAAAAGGGACGAGAGATCTACTCAAACATAAGGAAGTTCGTCAGGTTCCTCCTCTCATCCAACTTTGATGAGTTGTTCCTGGTGTTCACGATTGTGATGATAGGTCTTCCCCTGCCTATCACTGCAGTCCAGATACTGTGGCTCAACCTTGTCACCGATGGACTTCCAGCACTTGCGCTTGGTGTTGATCCTCCCGAGCAGGGTCTGATGAAGCGTCCTCCAAGAAAGCCGGGCGCGAAACTGATGGACCGAAGAATGGGCGGCTTCATTGTCCTCTCTGGTCTGGTCGCATTCCTGGGCGCAGCCTTCGTATTCCTCTACTCGTTGTACGTGTACGGCGGTTACATCCCCGGATTCACAGGCGAAGCTCTGTCTGAACTGGAGTGGAGATCCGCGGTCTCATCTGTGACTGGTCTTGCTTGGGCTGACGTCTTGACGCACGCACGCACTGCAGTGTTCGCTTCTGTCGTGGCTTTCGAGCTCCTCTTTGTGTGGAACTGCAGAGATGAGTACAATCCAGTGTGGCGGTCAAGCCTCAAGGGGACAACGTACCTGTTCATGGCTGTCTTGGCATCCGCCCTGCTGACCCTGGTCACCATCTACGTGCCCTTTGTTCAGCCATTCTTCAAGACCGTGCCGCTCACTCTCTCTGACTGGGCAGTGGTACTCCTCGCTTCTCTCCCGGCTCTGCTAATCCCTTCGCCCATCATCTTCGGCCACAGAAAACTGCGCAGACCGAGAGCCCGGTGAGTTCATCATGACTTTCCGTGTGCCTGTCAATCCGGTACAGTCATGTAGCGAGCCTTTGACGTCTGACGTACTCGACCTACAGTGTTGCCCATGTTGAACGGATGCACACATGAGTGCGACTGGCAAGTCATGCTCCTTTGACTGCCTTGGACTGATCACTCATCAAGGAACTTGGTCGGTATCTTCACTGCAGTGGCCACCAGCTCTGCTGCTGCCTTGGTGGCTCGCATGACCTTGCCCATGTCCCCAGTCAGCTTGAACTTTCGGGCCATAATTCCCTTGATGGGATCTATCTTACCCGCAAACAGCTGCTTCCAGTTCTCGTAGGGGCCGGCGTACACAAACGGGGCCTTGTCATCGGGAAGCGCCATTCTCGCAAGTCTGCACTCGCCGTGCCAGAGGTCCATGTAGAGCCGCATGTTCTCCTTGATGACCTTACCATCGGCCTCGATGACAAACAGGAATGCGCCCTCCCAGTCCTTTGCAGCGTCCTTGTAAGCAGTATTGGCATTGAGCAGTTTCCAGTACTCGGCAATCCACTCTTCAGATGGGAAGACCAGTTTCTTGGTCAATGCTATTCCTCCTTGAACCATCAGAGTCATCGGTCGCCATGTTCACCTCGACCCTGGTCAAGTCCTCGTGTAGTCCTCTCCGCGTTCCTTTCTCCCCCTGATAAGCGTTGTGAGGTTGCCTTTCATACAACCGGATGGCAGCCCGTACGTTGTCGCGCAACGACCCAGTATACCAATCGTGTTACGCGAACACGATGCACCACGACTCAACGTCTGTCGTGATGACATCCTATGGCCCATCCTTCTAACGAGTGGTGTGCAGTGGTCCGCAAGTCTTGCCTGCACTCTGTCACGTCCAACGAGAGACGGCAATGCTCTGCTCGACGAAAGGGAATGCACCAGTCGAACACGCTTTAACCAGATCTGTCAACCAGTACGTCCACGCACCATGCCCCACGATAACGGAACCACAGGTTCTCCGAAATCTCTCTGAGGTGACTTGACTCCACGAAGAAGCGCGGCAAGCAGGACTCTCTCTCTGAGGCCTTCTACACTCTACTTGGTATTGCTAACTGCATAGAGTCGGGTGGCAGAGGCAAGGACTACCTAGTCCTTGAGGACGGCGACGAAATGAAGGGATATGTCCCGACACCGCTTGAGAATGACTTCGCTAAGGGTGTGGCGGACCTCGAGCGGATACTGTCACAGTGCGGCCCCGAGGTGCTGAAGGACCGTCCGCAGCTGATGGCATTGGGTATAACCGTCCTCTGTCGTGCCAACGCTGCCGCCCATGCCTACCGGTCTCGAATGTGGAAGTACTCTACCGAATACGGTTCTGAGGTGAGCGTAGTTGCAGAGTCGTCGCGGAGGCTGCTACAGCTCATAAGGACCGTGATTGAGTCAATGTTGCCTGAAGAGAAGCAGCTGGTGTACTCCTTTCTGCCCGACGAGACAAAGGAGTGTTCTTTCATTTCGTACTATTGGACAGACTGGAACAAACACTCGGAGGAGATGCTTGTGGTCCGAAGCCTGCTCGGCATGGAATGAATGGTGTTGCATCACCTGTCGAGCAATGGCAGCGCAAGTGCTTCAGCCAGACGGAGTTGGTCCTGGAGACGGCCCACTGTTGTTGCAGAGTGTGAGTCGCTGCCAAGTGCAAACTCGCAGCCCGCATCTCTGGCCAAGACGAGAAAACCCTCGTCCCTAGTCGGATAGCGGGCACTCAGCTCTACGGCAACGCCCGCGTCAGACAGAGCACGGGCTGCTCTCTCACCGTCTTCCATCCTGTATGAGGTCAGGTAGCCGTCCCAGTGGGCAAGAATGTCGATGTGATTACTTCTGACCACCTTGCACAGGGCAGACACCCAGACCTCTGATCTACATGGTGCATGGACAGAGCCGATGACAATATCGAACTGCTCTAGTCCTCCTGCAACAGGACAGAGCGAACCATTCGTCTCGATATCGACCTCTGCTCCCCCAAGTATGCGGAGACCTCTCTGTTCGTCTCTGAGAGCACTGAGGACCCTGCTCCTCTCTTCCACGAGGCTCTCTGCCCCCATCTTACTTCCCAGCGATGGCCAGAAGTGGTCTGTGATAGCAACTGTCTTGAGTCCGACTCTCTGCGCCTGTGCAACTATCTCCTCCACTGTGGACACTCCATCTGAGAAGTCCGAGTGTGTATGCAAGTCGTGGGTCACGGTCTTCATTGGCTACTGGTCACCTGTGTGGTCCGCAACAGACACGCGGAAGATGCATGCTCATGGACAGACTCTGCGTGGCTCACATGGTTCCCGCGTCATCCTCTGTCAATCTGATGATGAGCGGCATGAGTGGCATTCTGGCCATGCAGCCGTTTCCGTCGTTCCGTTCAGGGCCGGCAAGCCTTGTACGAGCTGCCTAAGGAGCTTGCCCTGTGGAGACCCATTCAATTCTATCCATGACGTCATGGAGACCCCGTGGATGTGCTGCAGTGGATAGCTCGGACCTGGCCTGGATGAGGACTGCTCGCCCGGGCGTTGTTCTTCCGACATTGAGGCGTCTGAGCATGGGGCACTTGAACAGGGGACTGACATCAATGGAGCTCATGCTGTTGTCCTCAAGGTCAAGCACTCTCAGTACAGGGAGCCCCTCAAGAGCATTGAGGTCCACTGAGGTCAGATGGTTAGCCCTTAGATGCAGTTCAATCAGTCCTCTGCAACCTGCAAGTCCTTCAAGTGATACCGACTCTAGAGCATTCTCTTCAAGGAGCAGGTACTGAAGTCCACTACATCCTGCAAGTGGCGAGAGGTCAATAGCCTTCAGGTCGTTGGCAGAGAGAATCAAGTGCCTCAGGCGCGTGAGTCCTGCCAACGGTGACAGGTCCACAGAACCGAGTCTGTTGCCCCTCAGGTTCAGGTACTCCAGACTCTTGCAAGAGGCCAGTGGTGCCAAGTCTACACTGCTCAAAGAACAGCGTTCCATCTCAAGTTTCGCGAGTGAGAAGCACTTTCGAAGCGGCTCGAGACTGACCTCTCCAAGCTCATTGCCCGTGAGTCCCAGATACTTCAGCCCAGTACTGCCATCAAGTGGTCCCAGGTCGACACCTCTGAGTGCATTGTGTGTGAGACCGAGATACCTGAGGTCTTCACACTCCGACAGAGGTGTGAGGTCTACTGATGAGATGTCATTGTCAGACAGAAACAGGTTTCTCAGTGAGGTGCAGTATGCCAGAGGTGCTAGGTCAATCTCCCCAATCACGTTCGATGACAGATCAAGCTCGGTCAGTTCCTTGCACTCGCTCAGGGGCTTCAAGTCTATCCTGTCAATGCGGTTCCATCTGAGACAGAGTTCTCTGATCCTCTTGCAGCTTGCAAGAGGGCTCAGGTCCACGCTAGTCAACGGGCATTCGGAGAGGGTTAGACGCTCGAGCATTGGGAGCTGTATGAGGGGCTCAAGGTCTATCGCCTTGATGTCCATGTCCACAAGATTGACCTCAATCATCCCCTTGTGCAGATGCAGCTCCTCCTGTTCATCGTCAGTCCGGATGAATCTAAGGGCAACCTCCG containing:
- a CDS encoding nitronate monooxygenase; translated protein: MRSLRTELCDLVGIEHPIFQGGMGPYKTEDLAIAVSKAGALGVISSIGMAATLLPDAAPVDALRLFGTDPPAVILRKSIERVAAETRHADGVFGVNIPVAAEFTVASQMFVEQTIESRNSDSDIERRLRVIITSAGNPTPWAIIKREGLIWAHVVPSVYHALKAEKAGADIIVASGHEGGAHVSWEPVHSMVLVPAVAKAVRRPVVAAGGFCDGATLAAALCLGAKGIQMGTRFIATKESDFEPLWKQTIVDLEERQTLAGRGLFGPMRFLRNKRAEMIVEQTLRDVPRFYLGEPVESNEEILRLEREGFDHLLDGRRDTALMFGGECAGRIHDIPSVQQVVESIVTEAMEVLSKTCSMASP
- a CDS encoding phosphatase PAP2 family protein, translated to MQFNPEITNVLRDLLPWAGELFKLLTQLGSELFYVPLALVGYWAYRKRESVIVVFVLLTSIVTNYWLKVAIHSPRPPQSYWYPGASEANYGMPSGHAQNSTMLFGWLAARVKTWWAVILAVTLTLLIGVSRVYLGLHFVEDVLVGWAVGFGLLLLSIRIERPLQALLSKYDTNALYGVLFVIGLLMTVVGTYVLLPLPPDDNFGHIGGLVMGVAVAFPLERRYVNFTTEATAKWRLVLRVVLGLALVIVVMIGLSPLLPTADVWLRATRYFIVALIGGFVWPLIFSKAKL
- a CDS encoding iron-containing alcohol dehydrogenase, producing the protein MVWWFSVPKVAFGEDALTELDQLKGQRAIIVTDRVVADLGYPAKVESMLKNNGWEVTVWAEAESDPRVSVVKSAADAMTKSSADLIVAIGGGSVMDTAKAAWVLYVNPGFKLEELTPFDTLNLRSKARLVCIPTTAGTGSDATKAIVVREDDTGRKFATINPELTPDLAILEPTFVKDLPKTMTAYTGMDALTHAVESYASVWKNDFSDACSMKAVTMVFEWLPKSMSEPHNLLAREKMLVAANLAGMSFGNSQVSLAHSLGHSLGSVLRVQHGLAVGISLPYTIEYNSAENEATARLYQELGRLVGVLEPDPFKAARAFAAKVRELQKMTGFPRSLKEAGVKRTDFDKGLDKLVEYAMMDSSITMNPRDIQSAGIRRLYDAMFEGRPIDF
- a CDS encoding aldehyde ferredoxin oxidoreductase family protein, whose translation is MFGYRNRLLTVDLTSGKTGERTLDPKILRDYIGGAGLACRMIYDMVSRATDPLGPENPLFIMTGPFCGTMVPTGSKTSVCARSPLTGLWGHSTVGGHFGADIRFAGYDGIILTGRSASPVYLIINDSEVSLKGASHLWGRDTEDTWTVLKEESGLKNPGVARIGVAGENLVKYASIIVDHHRAAGRTGMGAVMGSKKLKAIVVSGSERKVPVAEPEKLAEYCQKLNADKKETPTFQMYSDLGTAGYVDMATMMYGSLPQGYYSVSDFDAYNISGTTVKERVLVGKTACFRCPIGCGRVIEIREGKYATGRFAGPELEVTGTMGSLILNNDLEALCFINKQMDLLGVDTISGGNTIAFAYYLFSEGKITAQDLDGVEPKWGDVSAALDLLERIAHRRGIGDLMAEGSRAFGRRFGYESLAAQVNGMELAQHDPRGFSGMAIGYATSPRGACHMTADMYNYQMGILDAGFEIESMDRFANEAEIAARVQDFRCLTNSAVICHFYPIVSEELAELLRMVTGWDITVAELRRTGERIFTLMRLLNLRLGYDTKNERLPEVVLRPLDGPTERHVPDVNAQLDTWYAYRKWDRETGVPHEERLEALGLSRLNS
- the pepD gene encoding beta-Ala-His dipeptidase, whose translation is MVLEHLEPRHVWRIFERVLVATPRESKKEEKVRAAVLEWLSSEVASRGVRLKTTVDSTGNLLISVPATRGMESCPTVMLQGHLDMVCETNRPHGFDFQNLPIPVRIQDNGEWVDADGTTLGADNGIGVALALGLLVDDDPGLAHGPLEILLTVDEETGLTGAFGLDVKAMSLQSKYLINIDSEELGLLTIGSAGGGDIQLDREVSQHPPPKDYAFYALSVSGLLGGHSGMEIVNPRANANKLVARMLSSLIRDVPIMLSSWHGGSKHNAIPRDSVAVFCVRKRDTGRMEEILKAERDAILSYYRSMVKNAMVLEPEMVVEWKQASPSTCMSTEESAIIVRTANALPHGYRNFSPEVAGLVETSCNFAIVRSEDRRVSLRLSVRSSVDSELSAYRYSIADMAELAGWSVEMSPAYPGWKPEPNSPFLQFVRKHYEEVLGSEVRMEAIHAGLECGIIGAKMPGIQMVSLGPTAKNAHTPDERLRIADVGIVYRVLKAVLRDLPRLES